The DNA sequence TGCCGCCGTTCTCACGCCACCTTTTTTCCTTACGCAGACGGCCGCTTTTTTCAAGGTCAGCTATAGCACGTTTAACGGTGCTTCGGGACAGCTTTAACTCCTTGGCGATGGTACCAATCGCCGGGTAGCATTTACCATCCTTATCTGATCGGT is a window from the Dehalobacter sp. DCA genome containing:
- a CDS encoding helix-turn-helix domain-containing protein, whose translation is MGYFFSLYSSELPHRARAVYMYLHDRSDKDGKCYPAIGTIAKELKLSRSTVKRAIADLEKSGRLRKEKRWRENGGKSSNLYHLMQRDLG